In Fusobacterium canifelinum, a genomic segment contains:
- a CDS encoding transposase, which yields MQKLSIQLSLPSIFSDINNSFVSNKSNLLFLLEKHINFDSFIPLSFRYAFYSHMGRNHIYHLDSFIRALVFQKLLAINSDTLLVNILKLSPELCDFCRFRKVPDPSQFSRFRKNYAPFIFEMFNKVVDITEPICREIDKKKADYLIYDTTGFEPYVAENNPKFFNAKLKQAKKFSKTNDSNPYIAVYSTLPSSSSTNSEARQQYINSHFCYALKAGIVTNGLGIIRHISFFDNEFRKKHPYISTQKSDNPDIDKEISDSKSLKPVLSDFFDLHPTISFKTFLGDSAFDSYDNYSLLRNIFHFDRICTPINPRNSKSDSNSSDIPACPIDNTPFTFLGKSGGKNRSVRYKWVCYKCVPKGSSRTCICETPCTDSKYGKCAYTYPDKDFRTCPGIQRDTEHWNNLYKHRVLVERTINLIKDSFAVETRKSWNTTTTKVDVYFAGITQLIGVLLAKALHRFKDVKSIKRLIA from the coding sequence CTTCTTTTTTTACTTGAAAAACATATTAATTTTGATTCTTTTATCCCTCTTTCTTTTCGTTACGCTTTTTATTCGCATATGGGTAGAAATCATATTTATCATTTGGATAGCTTCATCCGTGCTCTTGTTTTTCAAAAGCTTTTAGCTATTAATTCTGATACTCTTTTAGTTAATATTTTAAAACTTTCACCTGAGCTTTGCGATTTCTGTCGTTTTCGTAAAGTCCCTGATCCTTCTCAATTTTCTAGATTCAGAAAAAATTATGCTCCTTTTATTTTTGAGATGTTCAATAAAGTTGTCGATATCACTGAGCCTATTTGTCGCGAAATTGACAAAAAGAAAGCTGATTATCTTATCTATGACACTACTGGTTTTGAACCTTATGTCGCTGAAAACAATCCTAAATTTTTTAATGCTAAACTTAAACAAGCTAAAAAATTTTCTAAAACTAATGATTCTAATCCTTATATTGCTGTTTATTCTACACTTCCTAGTTCATCTAGTACTAATTCTGAAGCTCGTCAGCAATACATTAATAGTCATTTTTGTTATGCTCTAAAAGCTGGTATTGTAACTAATGGATTAGGAATTATTCGTCATATTAGCTTTTTTGATAATGAATTTAGAAAAAAGCACCCTTATATTTCTACTCAAAAGTCTGATAATCCAGATATTGATAAAGAAATTTCAGATTCTAAATCATTAAAGCCAGTACTTAGCGATTTTTTTGATTTACATCCTACAATTAGTTTTAAAACTTTTTTAGGGGATTCAGCATTTGACTCTTATGATAATTATTCTCTGCTAAGAAATATTTTTCATTTTGATAGAATTTGTACTCCAATTAATCCTAGAAACTCTAAATCTGATTCAAATTCTTCAGATATTCCAGCATGTCCAATAGACAATACACCTTTTACTTTTCTTGGTAAATCAGGTGGTAAGAATCGCTCAGTAAGATACAAATGGGTTTGCTACAAATGTGTTCCAAAAGGAAGTAGCCGAACTTGTATTTGCGAAACTCCATGCACAGATTCAAAATATGGAAAATGTGCTTATACTTATCCAGATAAAGATTTTAGAACATGTCCAGGTATTCAGAGAGATACAGAACATTGGAATAATCTTTACAAACATAGAGTTCTAGTAGAAAGAACCATCAATTTGATAAAAGATTCATTTGCTGTAGAAACAAGAAAATCTTGGAATACAACTACAACAAAAGTAGATGTTTACTTTGCTGGAATAACACAATTAATAGGTGTACTTCTAGCAAAAGCATTACATAGATTTAAGGATGTAAAAAGTATCAAAAGATTAATCGCGTAA